The genomic stretch CGACGCCATCGCCGACATCGTCGGCTGCTGTCTCCTCCTCGACGACCTCGACGTCGACCGCGTCGTGACGTCCCCCGTCGCGGGCGGCGGCGGTTCCGTCGCGATGAGCCACGGGACCTACCCCGTGCCCGCCCCCGCCGTCGTCGAACTCGCCGCCGGCGCGGCGTGGCGACTCGTCGGCGGCCCCGTCGAGCGCGAACTGCTCACCCCGACGGGGGCGGCGCTCCTGGCCGAGTTCGCCGAGGGGGTCGACGCGCTCCCCTCGCTGAACGTTTCGGCGTCGGGCTACGGTGCGGGGACGAAGTCGTTCGAGGAGCATCCGAACGTCCTCCGGGCCGTCGTCGGTGACGGCGCTGGGAGGTTGCGACGTGACGACATCACCGTCCTCGAGACGAATCTCGACGACGCTGCACCCGAGGTTCTCGGTGGACTCCAGGAGTCGCTCGTGGCGGCGGGCGCCCGGGACGTCTCCGTCCTCCCGGCGACGATGAAGAAGTCCCGCCCCGGCCACCTCGTGAAGGTCATCACAAAGCCGGAAGACGCCGAGCGGGTCGCACATCGACTCGCGGTCGAGACGGGTACCCTCGGCATCCGCGAGCACGGTGCGGGTCACCGCTGGGTCGCCGAGCGTGCGTTCGAGACGGTCACGCTCGATATCGCAGGCGAAGCGTACGACGTCTCGGTCAAGGTCGCCTCGACGACGGACGGGGAGGTGTACGACGTCAGCGCGGAGTACGACGACGCGGCCGCCGTCGCCCGAGAGACCGACCTCCCCGTCCGAACGGTCGTCCAGCGGGCCGAGGCCGCGGCGAGAGAACGCCTCGACTGACTACGCCGTCTCGTCGCGGTGTTCGTCGAGCGCCTCGTCGACGTCCAGTTCGCCCCTGGCGACGCGGCGGGCGAGTTCCTCGTCGATGGTCCGGTCGCCGCCCGAGCGCTGTCGCGACTCGTCTTTGATCCGCTGGAGTTCGCCCGCCGTCGGCTCGACCTCGCGCGAGTCGACGCGTTCGCCGTCGAGTCGGGCGATGTTCACGGCTGCGAGGACGTCGCCCATGCCGCGCGCGCCGGTGCCGAGGTAGGGGGTCGTCCCCGTCTCGTCGACGAGTTCGACGGGCACGTCGTCGAGTTCGTTGACGATGCGGCTCCCCTGCAACCGGGCCCCGTCGCCGACCCGGACGAGCGGGTCGGCCTCGCCGTCGACCTCGCGGCGGATGACCGCCACGGCGTCGGCGAGCGGGACGTGGAACGCGGCCACGACGACCGCACCCGAGAGGACGGCGATGCCCGGCCGGGTTCCGGGGTCCACGCCGACGACCGTCCGACCGCCGCCCCCGCGGAGGACAGCGAGCGCCTCTTCCACTGCGCGCCGGGCGTCGTCGCCGCCGCTCGCCACGACTCGCTCGACACCGTCGGGCACGTCGACGTCGTCGACGTCGTCGTGAGCGACGATAACCACGCGCGTCCGGTCGGGGAGAGCGCCGCCCGGTTCGACCGTGGTGAAGACGGTCCCGCGGTCCCGGAGTTCGGCGACGGCCTCGTGGTAGAGTTCGAAATCGGCGGTGGCGACGACGATCACACTCCGCAGTTCGTCGGCGCTCGAATAAAACGTACCGAGCGAGACGCGTCGCTCCGCGCGTGGGCGACGGCGAAAAGTGGTGTCTCGTCTTACTTCGTGTCCGCGCGGACGAACGTCACCGGGCACGGCGCCGAGAGCATGACCTCTTGGGCGACGCTGCCGAAGACGGCCTTCCCGGTCGGCGAGCGCTTGCGTCCCCCGACGAGCACGAGGTCCGTGTCGAGTTCCTCGGCGACCTCGACGACCTTCTCACCGTAGTGGCCGATGGCACCGCGAATCTCGTAGTCGACGCCCGCCTCGTCGAGCAGGTCGGCCAGTTCGCGGACCGGCGAGTACCGGACGGCCACCGCGTCGGGGCTGACGTCCGCCGCGTCGCGGTCGAACCCGAGCGTGTCGACGCGCGAGTCGAACTCCTCACGGGTGAACACGTGCGTGATGACGACTGTCGCCCCGGCGGGGCCGGCGATGTCGACCGCCTCCTCGCCGAGTCGGGTCACGCGTTCCGCGTCCTTCGGCCCGAGGGCCACGAGGACGCTGTTCAGACCGGTCTGCGCTGTCTTCGTCTGCGGTACTGGCTGTTGGCTCATATTTCACTATACCTGCCCCGACGCAATAAACCTTCCGAGTAATTTACTCGAATTTGAGTAAAAAATTATAATGTTCGTTCGTGTCGTTCACCCGTTCATCCGAGGTGTTCTGGACGGGATTTGTGGACATGTCTACACGTCTGGGCCACCGAGGTGCGCTGTTCGCCCCCCGGCGACAGCGCCGTCACGACCGGGGTGTCGGTTCGTCGCTCGTCCGGCCCGTACGGGTACACGCACCACTGGTCTGGAAGCCCGTTGATGCGAGGGATTAAATCGGGCTGCGATGCTACCTCTCCCTGTGAGCGACCCCCTTCCGACCGGCTGTCAGCCGCTCGACGACCTCCTCGGTGGCGGACTCGAACGCGGGACCGTCACACAGGTGTACGGCCCGCCTGCCGCCGGCAAGACCAACGTCGCGCTCTGTGCCGCCGTGCGTGCCGCCGCAGACGGTCTGGCGGTCTACGTCGATACCGAGGGACTGTCGCCGGCGCGCTTCGAGCAGGTCGCCGCCGCCGTGGGGGACGTCGACGACATCGCCTCCCGGGTCATCGTCTCGAACGCCCACGACTTCGAAGAGCAAGAACAGGCGGTCCGGGACGTCGCGGAGTTCGCCGAGCGCGCCGACGTCGTCGTAGTGGACTCGGCGACGGGCTTCTACCGGCTGGAGCGTCACGATGGCGACGAAGGCGAGGTGCTCCGGCGGGTCGCCCGGCAGGTCACCCACCTCCTCTCTCTGGCGCGCCGCCACGACCTCGCCGTCGTGCTGACGAACCAGGTGTTCACCGACCCCGACGCCGACCGAGTGCGGCCGCTCGGCGGGAACACGCTCGAACACTGGACGGGCGTCGTCCTCCGACTGGACCGCTTCCGTGGGGGGAAACGACGGGCCACGCTCGAGAAACACGGGTCGAAGCCGGCGGGCGAGACGGCGACGTTTCAGATTACGGACGCGGGGCTCGAGGCCGTCGAGGAGTTCTGAGTCGGATGAAAACGGCGGTGTGACGCGCTTACAGGTCGCCCAGCTTGCGGAGGAGCTGACCGCGGTAGCGCTCGTCGGCGTTGACGCCCTTCATCTCCAGCACGTTCCGCTCGAGTTTGTCGAGCGCGACGTGGAAGGCGTGTTCGGCGCCGTACCCCTCACCGGAGCCGGCCACCTGCCCGTGGCTCGTGCGGAGCCGGATCTGACACTGGATGAGCGGCGTCCCGCGGAGCTTCTCCTTGTGCTCGTGGAACCGGACGTGCGCGTGGTGGACCTGCATCTGCTGGTACTTGTCGGCCACCTCGGTGATCGAGTTCGTGATCTCGTCGCGGGAGATGGTGTCGAGCAACGAGACGTTCGTGACCTGGACGTCCATGCGCTCTTCTTCGGTGAAGGTCAGCGCGCGGAGCACGTCCGTCTTCGTCACCACGCCCGCGACGACGCCGTCGTCCTCCTCGGGCGTGACGATGAGTCCGGCGATGTCGTTCTCGAGCATCCGTGCGACCGCGTCGCGGACGGACGTGTCGGGCGCCGTGGTCAGGACGGGGCTCGTCATCAGGTCGTACACCGGCAGGTCGAGCATCCGGTCGATGTCGCCGCGACGGTCGTGTCGCCCCTGTCGGCTGTCGTTGCGCACGACGAAGTCGACGATGTCGTGCGTCGTGATGACGCCGGCGAGGCGGCCGTCCCCGTCGGTGACCGGCATGCGGGAGATGCCGTGCTCGCGGAGGAGGTTGATGGCGCGCCCGACGCGGTCCTTCTCGCCGATCTGGACCACGTCCTCGGTGAATATCTGTTCGACCACCAGCGCGTCGAGGTTCTCGATGACCGCCTCGAGGATGGCGTCCTCGGTGATGACGCCGACGAGTTTCTCGCCCTCGTAGACGGGCGCGAGCTTCACGTCGCCCTCGACGAGCATCCGCGCCACCTCCCGGACGTCCTCGTGTCGGTCGATCTTCGGTGCCGAGCGCACCAGCGCAGCCGCCTTGGTGTTGTCCTCGACGTGGGACTTCACGAGCTGCTTCTCGCCGATGACACCGACGTAGCTCCCGTCGTTGGTCACGATGAGGCCCTTCGGGTTCTCCCGGTCGAAGATGGACCGGATCTTGCCGAGTCGCTTGTCCGCGTCGACCTCGATGAAATCAGGAAGGGCGATGTCAGAGATATCCATAGTCCAATCCGACTCTACACCACGGGCACTCTTGAAGCTTCGTTCCGTTTCCACCGCGCAACACTGACTCGCTGTTCTCTTGTCGCCCGAGCAGCGCCCCGACACCGACCGGTCCGGCGCGGGCGGGCCGACACCGCCCCAGGTCCGTGTCAGCGCACGCTCTCACCACCGCCAGCTGTGACCCTCAGAACAGCGGTGGTCTCCCGTGTGGTCGTGGCGCTGCCACTCGCAGTATTTGGTGTACGAACAGACCGGACAGACCTGGAGACACTCGCTCATCGACACTCTGAGACGACATAACGACCCGAGAGTAGATAACAGCGGCGTACGCCCCCGCCTGATACGCAGCGAACTCGACGACTCTGCCGGTGGGCCGAACGTTCCGGCCGCCTGCTCGCTTCAGTCTCGCTTGACGCCGGGGTTGGTGACGGCGCCGTTCGCCGCGGAGTCGAACGCCTGGCCGTACTTCGCGAGCACGCCGCCCGTGTAGGTCGGCGGGTCCGGCTCCCACGCCTCTCGACGACGCGCCATCTCCTCGTCGGAGACGTCGACGGAGAGCTCTCGGCTGGGGATGTCGACGGTGATCTCGTCGCCGTCTTCGAGGAGGGCGATGGGGCCGCCCACCGACGCCTCGGGCGCGACGTGCCCGATCATCGGTCCGCGCGTCCCGCCCGAGAACCGCCCGTCGGTGATGAGCGCGACGTCCTCCTCGTGACCCTGACCGACGACGGCCGCGGTGACACCGAGCATCTCGCGCATCCCCGGCCCACCCTGTGGCCCCTCGTTCCGAATGATGATGACGTCGCCAGACTCGATCTCGCCCTCCTGGACGTACTCCATGGCCGCCTCCTCGTTCTCGAACAGACGGGCCGGGCCGACGTGGTGGAACGCGTCGTCGCCGGTCACCTTCAGGACCGCCCCGTCGGGTGCGAGGTTCCCCTTCAGGATCTTGATCGCTCCCTCCTCCTGTTTGGGTTCGTCGACGGTGTAGAGGAAGTCCGCGTCGATGTCGTCGTCGTCCCGGAGGTCGAGCGTCGCCAGTTCCTCCTCGATGGTCCGTCCGGTGACGGTCATCGCGTCGCCGTGGAACAGCCCCGCGTCGAGGAGTCGGCGGACGACGACGGGGACGCCGCCGATCTCGAAGAGGTCGTTCATGACGCGCTGGCCGCCGGGCTGGAGGTCGGCGATCTTCGGGGTTCTTCTGCTGATCTCGTCGAAGTCGTCGATCTCGAGGTCGATTCCCGCCTCGCGCGCGAGCGCGAGCAGGTGAAGCACACCGTTCGTCGACCCGCCGATGGCTGTCTGCAGCGCGATGGCGTTCTCGAAGGACTTCCGGGAGAGGATGTCGGACGGACGGCGGTCGTTCTCGATACAGTCGAGGACCAGTTCGCCGGCCTCGCGGGCGACGTCGTACCGCTCCTCGTGTTCGGCGGGTGCGCCGGCGCTTCCGAGCGGTGCCAGGCCAAGGGCTTCGGAAATCGAAGCCATGGTGTTCGCGGTGAACATCCCGCCGCACGAGCCGGCACCGGGACAGGCGTGGCGCTCGAGGTCGTCGAGTTCCTCCGCGCTCATCTCGCCCTGTGCGTAGCCCCCGACCCCCTCGAACACCTGGACGATGGTGACGTCGCGGCCGCCGTGGTGTCCGGGCATGATGGAACCGCCGTAGAGGAAGACGGAGGGCAGGTCGGTTCGGATCGCGGCCATCATCATTCCGGGGAGGTTCTTGTCACAGCCCGCGACGGTCACGAGGCCGTCCATCCGCTCGCCGAAGGCGACGAGTTCGACCGAGTCGGCGATGACTTCGCGGGAGATGAGCGAGGCCTTCATCCCCTCGGTCCCCATCGAGATGGCGTCGGAGATGGTGATGGTACCGAACTCGATAGGCATCCCGCCCGCGCCGTCGACGCCGCCGATGGCCGCGTCGGCGACGTCGTCGAGGTGGACGTTACACGGCGTGATGTCCGCGGCGGGGTTGGCCACGCCGACCATCGGCGAGGAGAGGTCCTCGTCGTCGAACCCCATCGCGCGGAACATCGCACGGTGGGGTGCGCGCTCGGCACCCTCTGTCACGTCGCGACTCGGGAGGTCGGCCTCCTTCCGCCCGGAGAACTGTTCGGCGTCGTCCCGGTCCCGCTCGGGAGATTCCTGCTGGCTCATAGTCGGGGGTTGCGCCGCGGACGCTTAAATGACCGTCACTGCCGGCAACGTCCGTCGCCCCGCACGCCTCACTCCTCCTCTTCGTCCTCGTCTCGCCGCGCCAGTCCCGCGAGGTGGCCCGCCGCCTCGACGGCGATGTCGCCCCCGAGTCGGGCCGCGTTCTCGCTCCCCGGCAGACAGAACACGGGGGTCGACTCGACGATGCCCGCCGTCGCGCGTGTCGCGACCACCATGACGCCGACCTCGTCGTACGACTCTCTTCTGAACAGTTCGCCGAACCCGGGGAGCCGCTTCGAGAACAGCCGTTCTGCGGCCTCGACGGTCACGTCGTCGGGCGTCACGCCCGTCCCGCCGGTCGTCACGACGACGTCGACGTCGTCACGCTTCGAGAGCTGTGACAGCACCGACTGGACGTTGTCGTACTCGTCTGTGACGAGGTCGCGTGTGGCGACCTCGTGCCCTGCGTCCTCGAACGCCGCGGCGATGGCGTCACCCGCCGGGTCGTCGTCGAGCGACCGTGAGGTGGAGACGGTGACGACCGCCGCACCCAGCGTCTCGACGTCATGGTGGTGGTGACCGTGTGCGTGGTCGTGTGCGTCACCGTGTGCGTGGTTGTGGTTGCCGTGTGAGTGCGACTCGTCGCCGTGTCCGCCGTCGAGTTCGTGCTCGTCGCGCCCGGTGAGT from Salinigranum halophilum encodes the following:
- the larC gene encoding nickel pincer cofactor biosynthesis protein LarC, coding for MRTLAFDGRTGASGDMILAALVATGADPAVLSPVEDSLDVEYQIGETTRNGIAATTVDVVVSGASTDEVRGANRGHDHDHDHGHDHTHDHDHGHSHTHDTDTAEGAGPVRTHAAVLDIVAGMDLDDEVARRARAVVDRLAEAEATVHGTSVDDIHFHEVGADDAIADIVGCCLLLDDLDVDRVVTSPVAGGGGSVAMSHGTYPVPAPAVVELAAGAAWRLVGGPVERELLTPTGAALLAEFAEGVDALPSLNVSASGYGAGTKSFEEHPNVLRAVVGDGAGRLRRDDITVLETNLDDAAPEVLGGLQESLVAAGARDVSVLPATMKKSRPGHLVKVITKPEDAERVAHRLAVETGTLGIREHGAGHRWVAERAFETVTLDIAGEAYDVSVKVASTTDGEVYDVSAEYDDAAAVARETDLPVRTVVQRAEAAARERLD
- a CDS encoding universal stress protein; the encoded protein is MSQQPVPQTKTAQTGLNSVLVALGPKDAERVTRLGEEAVDIAGPAGATVVITHVFTREEFDSRVDTLGFDRDAADVSPDAVAVRYSPVRELADLLDEAGVDYEIRGAIGHYGEKVVEVAEELDTDLVLVGGRKRSPTGKAVFGSVAQEVMLSAPCPVTFVRADTK
- the radB gene encoding DNA repair and recombination protein RadB, whose product is MLPLPVSDPLPTGCQPLDDLLGGGLERGTVTQVYGPPAAGKTNVALCAAVRAAADGLAVYVDTEGLSPARFEQVAAAVGDVDDIASRVIVSNAHDFEEQEQAVRDVAEFAERADVVVVDSATGFYRLERHDGDEGEVLRRVARQVTHLLSLARRHDLAVVLTNQVFTDPDADRVRPLGGNTLEHWTGVVLRLDRFRGGKRRATLEKHGSKPAGETATFQITDAGLEAVEEF
- a CDS encoding CBS domain-containing protein yields the protein MDISDIALPDFIEVDADKRLGKIRSIFDRENPKGLIVTNDGSYVGVIGEKQLVKSHVEDNTKAAALVRSAPKIDRHEDVREVARMLVEGDVKLAPVYEGEKLVGVITEDAILEAVIENLDALVVEQIFTEDVVQIGEKDRVGRAINLLREHGISRMPVTDGDGRLAGVITTHDIVDFVVRNDSRQGRHDRRGDIDRMLDLPVYDLMTSPVLTTAPDTSVRDAVARMLENDIAGLIVTPEEDDGVVAGVVTKTDVLRALTFTEEERMDVQVTNVSLLDTISRDEITNSITEVADKYQQMQVHHAHVRFHEHKEKLRGTPLIQCQIRLRTSHGQVAGSGEGYGAEHAFHVALDKLERNVLEMKGVNADERYRGQLLRKLGDL
- the ilvD gene encoding dihydroxy-acid dehydratase, producing the protein MSQQESPERDRDDAEQFSGRKEADLPSRDVTEGAERAPHRAMFRAMGFDDEDLSSPMVGVANPAADITPCNVHLDDVADAAIGGVDGAGGMPIEFGTITISDAISMGTEGMKASLISREVIADSVELVAFGERMDGLVTVAGCDKNLPGMMMAAIRTDLPSVFLYGGSIMPGHHGGRDVTIVQVFEGVGGYAQGEMSAEELDDLERHACPGAGSCGGMFTANTMASISEALGLAPLGSAGAPAEHEERYDVAREAGELVLDCIENDRRPSDILSRKSFENAIALQTAIGGSTNGVLHLLALAREAGIDLEIDDFDEISRRTPKIADLQPGGQRVMNDLFEIGGVPVVVRRLLDAGLFHGDAMTVTGRTIEEELATLDLRDDDDIDADFLYTVDEPKQEEGAIKILKGNLAPDGAVLKVTGDDAFHHVGPARLFENEEAAMEYVQEGEIESGDVIIIRNEGPQGGPGMREMLGVTAAVVGQGHEEDVALITDGRFSGGTRGPMIGHVAPEASVGGPIALLEDGDEITVDIPSRELSVDVSDEEMARRREAWEPDPPTYTGGVLAKYGQAFDSAANGAVTNPGVKRD
- a CDS encoding MogA/MoaB family molybdenum cofactor biosynthesis protein, whose protein sequence is MSDDRPLTGRDEHELDGGHGDESHSHGNHNHAHGDAHDHAHGHHHHDVETLGAAVVTVSTSRSLDDDPAGDAIAAAFEDAGHEVATRDLVTDEYDNVQSVLSQLSKRDDVDVVVTTGGTGVTPDDVTVEAAERLFSKRLPGFGELFRRESYDEVGVMVVATRATAGIVESTPVFCLPGSENAARLGGDIAVEAAGHLAGLARRDEDEEEE